One Bremerella cremea genomic window carries:
- a CDS encoding DUF2309 domain-containing protein, with translation MQHAAHLLPSQGPIEVFVHHNTLHAFENQNFHQAVKEGLERYGAQPYLPEQEYRQLLKGGRITAEDLQAVLRENLGEHNQERINGLGTREQIRLAMLRHPVHVGSDAELQWILAETDTLERFRAEVSQDHRDRILAGARQWLHHEQTAAYADMDGVLARLGRNPQAWNDAAWEKFSLHLLWRICCNGIRSITPKQVTHHYIRPRDLLLNSLGEDIDRNVHDLLIRFCAAYVDQGYSDWELPCRDQGFYQAFLTLYSQENWLADLWLQGLPAELRRLQHSGITPEASIEESLGKLGIAEHDREEFITQTLLSLRGWAGIVWQLESGAGPVVHPIAPDSLLGLLAIKLILERFAIASIGLEEMGKRSEVIDVLQFARTKQTTLHPLSVERRAFLLFQVAQTLGWQPLQLHELNSSQWQELLDEADGFSPIERRRTYHEAFERKYRREALDAFVNHTKNQQQIAREHKLQRPDFQILTCIDDREESFRRHLEEAHPECETFGAAGFFAVAMYYRGAADSFYQPLCPNVITPSHYVQEDVGYTFEGMHRERAELRRRLGLASHVFNTRSRTFLGGILAGIVGTLATVPLVASVLFPHLTSRIRRRFGALVQPPPVTTLQLERYQDAPGPDNGHVGFTCDEMAAVVVRLLQDIGLTSPQAFSRLFVVCGHGSSSLNNPHESAYCCGACAGKRGGPNARAFAKMANDWRVRAKVKESGITIPNDTVFVGAYHNTCDDSVRFFDLDQLPASHRKDFETAHAAIEEARQRNAHERCRRFASAPLSISPREALRHVEGRAQDISQARPEYNHATNAICVVGRRAWSRGLFLDRRAFLTSYDPFQDNEEHAILARILAAAIPVCAGINLEYYFSRVDHIVYGSGSKLPHNIVSMLGVMEGTASDLRTGLYQQMVEIHDPLRMLFVIETTPEAMLSIMERNETIGRLCRGGWLHLAVIDPENSAVQIYRNGRFEPYDFGGTFLPLASSSLACYQGSRDNVQFFAIAETTEP, from the coding sequence GTGCAGCACGCTGCGCACCTTTTGCCCTCTCAAGGGCCAATCGAAGTATTCGTTCACCACAATACACTGCATGCGTTCGAAAACCAGAACTTTCATCAGGCGGTCAAAGAAGGCCTGGAACGATACGGAGCTCAACCCTATTTACCTGAGCAAGAGTATCGCCAGTTGCTGAAAGGTGGCCGTATCACGGCTGAAGACCTTCAGGCAGTCTTAAGAGAGAACCTGGGCGAACATAACCAAGAGCGAATTAACGGCCTGGGAACGCGCGAGCAAATTCGCCTGGCGATGCTTCGTCATCCAGTCCACGTCGGCTCGGATGCAGAGCTGCAATGGATCCTGGCCGAAACCGATACGCTCGAACGATTTCGCGCTGAGGTCTCCCAAGATCATCGCGACCGGATCCTCGCCGGGGCACGGCAATGGTTGCACCACGAGCAGACCGCAGCTTATGCAGATATGGATGGCGTGCTAGCGAGACTTGGCCGCAATCCTCAGGCATGGAATGATGCCGCCTGGGAAAAGTTTTCGCTGCACCTGCTTTGGAGAATCTGCTGCAACGGAATTCGGTCGATTACCCCCAAACAAGTCACCCATCATTACATACGTCCACGCGACTTGTTGTTAAATTCACTGGGCGAGGATATTGATCGCAACGTCCACGACCTGTTAATCCGGTTTTGCGCGGCCTACGTCGACCAAGGGTATTCCGATTGGGAGCTGCCATGTCGCGACCAAGGCTTCTATCAAGCGTTTCTGACTCTGTATTCCCAAGAGAATTGGTTAGCCGACCTTTGGCTACAGGGACTTCCCGCCGAGTTGCGTCGCTTGCAGCATTCCGGCATTACGCCTGAAGCATCAATCGAGGAATCGCTGGGTAAGCTCGGAATTGCGGAGCATGATCGGGAAGAGTTCATTACGCAAACGCTGCTTAGCCTGCGTGGCTGGGCAGGAATCGTCTGGCAACTGGAATCAGGGGCTGGACCAGTCGTTCATCCTATCGCCCCAGACTCTTTGCTAGGTCTGTTGGCCATTAAGCTCATTCTCGAACGTTTTGCCATCGCCAGCATTGGCTTGGAGGAAATGGGCAAACGCAGCGAAGTTATCGACGTGCTGCAATTCGCTCGCACGAAACAAACGACACTGCACCCCTTAAGCGTGGAACGCAGAGCATTCCTTTTGTTTCAGGTTGCCCAGACACTGGGCTGGCAACCGCTGCAGCTTCACGAACTGAACAGTTCGCAATGGCAAGAGCTGTTGGATGAAGCGGATGGTTTTTCTCCTATCGAACGTCGTCGCACGTACCACGAAGCGTTTGAACGAAAATACCGTCGCGAAGCCTTGGATGCTTTTGTTAATCACACTAAGAACCAGCAGCAGATAGCAAGAGAACACAAGTTACAACGTCCCGATTTCCAAATCCTGACCTGTATCGACGACCGAGAAGAATCGTTCCGGCGGCACTTAGAAGAAGCCCACCCCGAATGCGAGACGTTTGGTGCGGCAGGCTTCTTTGCGGTGGCCATGTATTATCGAGGAGCAGCCGATAGCTTCTACCAACCGTTGTGCCCCAATGTGATTACCCCTAGCCACTACGTTCAAGAGGACGTTGGCTATACCTTTGAAGGGATGCATCGCGAGCGGGCCGAGTTGCGGCGACGACTGGGGTTAGCAAGTCACGTGTTTAACACGCGCAGCCGAACCTTCTTAGGCGGAATTCTGGCAGGTATTGTTGGGACGTTGGCGACGGTTCCCCTGGTGGCCAGCGTGCTCTTTCCCCATTTAACGTCTCGTATCCGCAGAAGATTCGGGGCCTTGGTACAACCACCGCCCGTCACAACGCTTCAACTGGAACGCTATCAAGACGCCCCTGGTCCCGATAACGGACACGTCGGGTTTACCTGCGACGAAATGGCTGCGGTGGTCGTACGTCTGTTGCAAGACATCGGCCTTACTAGCCCGCAAGCATTTTCTCGCCTCTTTGTTGTTTGTGGTCACGGCTCGTCGAGCTTGAATAACCCTCACGAATCGGCCTACTGCTGCGGGGCATGTGCCGGTAAACGTGGCGGTCCGAATGCCAGGGCATTCGCTAAAATGGCCAACGATTGGCGGGTCCGTGCCAAGGTTAAAGAGTCTGGCATCACCATTCCCAACGATACCGTTTTTGTGGGTGCCTACCACAACACTTGCGACGATTCGGTCAGGTTCTTTGACCTCGACCAGTTGCCTGCGTCGCACCGTAAAGATTTCGAGACGGCCCACGCAGCGATCGAAGAGGCGCGCCAACGCAATGCCCATGAGCGCTGCCGACGTTTTGCTTCGGCCCCCCTTTCCATTTCCCCCAGAGAAGCACTTCGTCATGTCGAAGGACGCGCCCAAGACATCTCGCAGGCTCGTCCTGAATACAACCACGCAACCAATGCAATCTGCGTAGTTGGGCGACGTGCATGGTCACGCGGACTATTCCTTGACCGCCGGGCATTTCTTACTTCTTACGATCCCTTCCAAGACAACGAAGAGCACGCCATCCTTGCCCGTATATTGGCAGCGGCGATTCCTGTTTGTGCCGGCATCAATCTGGAATACTACTTTTCGCGAGTTGACCATATTGTTTATGGTTCTGGATCGAAGTTGCCGCACAACATTGTGTCGATGCTGGGCGTCATGGAAGGAACTGCGAGTGACCTAAGGACGGGCCTTTACCAGCAAATGGTCGAGATTCACGATCCTCTTCGGATGCTATTTGTTATCGAAACAACCCCGGAAGCCATGCTTTCCATTATGGAACGCAACGAGACTATCGGGCGATTATGTCGCGGTGGTTGGCTTCACCTGGCAGTGATCGACCCCGAAAACTCTGCCGTGCAAATTTATCGCAATGGTCGTTTCGAGCCTTACGACTTCGGGGGTACTTTTCTCCCTTTAGCATCTTCGTCTTTGGCATGTTATCAAGGATCTAGAGATAACGTGCAATTTTTTGCGATCGCGGAAACAACGGAGCCGTGA
- a CDS encoding carbonic anhydrase — MQRLVQGIHRFQREQFSHDQKLFETLVEGQHPLALFITCSDSRIDPSRLTQTNPGELFIQRTAGNIVPPYGAVLGGEAATIEYAVSALKVRDIIICGHSHCGAMSGLLSPEMIENMPAVRAYLQHAEATRRIVEENYAHLSDPAQRLTLTVEENVLVQLESLRTHPSVAAAIGRGDVKLHGWVYKFETGDVFAFDPDQNQFLSLQDAASPVNELQRSLPPI; from the coding sequence ATGCAGCGGCTAGTTCAGGGAATCCATCGCTTTCAACGTGAGCAATTCAGTCATGATCAGAAGCTCTTTGAGACACTAGTCGAAGGGCAGCACCCTTTGGCCTTGTTTATTACCTGTTCCGATTCTCGAATCGACCCGAGTCGCCTCACGCAGACCAATCCTGGTGAGCTGTTCATTCAGAGAACGGCGGGGAATATCGTGCCTCCTTATGGGGCGGTTCTCGGCGGCGAGGCGGCCACGATTGAATATGCGGTGTCTGCCTTAAAAGTCCGCGACATTATCATCTGCGGCCACTCGCACTGTGGGGCAATGTCTGGCCTGTTATCGCCGGAAATGATTGAGAATATGCCTGCCGTGCGGGCCTATCTGCAGCACGCGGAAGCTACCCGGCGGATTGTCGAGGAAAACTATGCTCACCTGTCCGATCCGGCCCAACGGCTGACTCTGACGGTAGAAGAGAATGTTTTGGTGCAATTAGAAAGCCTGAGAACCCACCCGTCTGTCGCTGCAGCGATTGGGCGTGGAGACGTAAAGCTTCATGGCTGGGTTTATAAGTTTGAGACCGGGGATGTCTTTGCTTTTGACCCCGATCAAAATCAGTTTCTTTCTCTCCAAGATGCGGCTTCCCCGGTCAACGAATTGCAACGCAGCTTGCCGCCAATCTGA
- a CDS encoding two-component system sensor histidine kinase NtrB, whose amino-acid sequence MFRTQPARAGNGFRLPIAGLLLLSLAALVITLWTVPDFWREQDIVEELTLKLPRDSTATAKELAVELGWQFRLSILVVINLIGTGLTLILLSRAYSSSQESLRDLKALAGDILSSMDQAVITTDCKGYVTSINRQGMELLGVKPDCVDKHVKTLSTAIALDRFLTDWQADDSVLLTRDFHSSTNGRTVRATCQTLNNFEGEKIGQVLQLLDVTERVLIEERMRRMERYMGLGSLAAGLHHEIRNPLAAVSLHVQLLEEQLEESQVSEEVQQMLAVIKAEMTRIGGVLESFRDFASMDKLNLEPINLARLIQRQVDLAIPQARQQGIVVRCVLPQPPLPKITADLVRMEQALLNLFVNAMQAMPNGGELIVTASTTPEFVRVEISDTGNGIPEKLRERVFDAYFTTKSEGTGLGLSLCDKIVRQHNGNLDFLSSKEGTTFVITLPTEQVSSLSD is encoded by the coding sequence ATGTTTCGAACACAGCCAGCCCGTGCAGGAAATGGTTTCCGACTTCCGATTGCCGGGCTGTTGCTACTTAGTTTGGCCGCTCTCGTAATCACTCTCTGGACCGTGCCTGACTTTTGGCGGGAACAGGACATTGTCGAGGAGTTAACTCTTAAGCTGCCCCGTGATTCAACGGCTACCGCCAAAGAGTTAGCCGTTGAATTAGGATGGCAGTTTCGGCTTTCCATTCTGGTGGTGATTAACCTAATCGGTACCGGCCTAACGCTGATTCTGCTTTCTCGTGCTTACAGCTCGTCTCAAGAGTCCTTGCGAGATCTTAAAGCCCTGGCGGGGGATATTTTAAGTAGCATGGATCAGGCCGTCATCACGACCGATTGCAAGGGCTACGTCACCAGTATCAACCGGCAAGGGATGGAATTGTTGGGGGTGAAGCCAGACTGCGTCGATAAGCATGTCAAAACGTTGTCCACAGCGATTGCCCTGGATCGTTTTTTGACGGACTGGCAAGCGGACGATTCGGTGTTGCTGACACGCGATTTTCACTCGAGCACCAATGGAAGAACCGTCCGGGCAACTTGCCAAACCTTGAATAACTTTGAAGGAGAGAAAATCGGGCAGGTCTTGCAGCTTCTCGACGTGACCGAACGGGTTTTGATCGAAGAGCGGATGCGGCGAATGGAACGCTACATGGGGCTCGGTTCCTTGGCGGCGGGACTCCATCACGAAATCCGCAACCCGCTGGCAGCCGTATCGTTGCATGTACAACTCTTGGAAGAGCAACTTGAGGAAAGTCAAGTTTCCGAGGAAGTTCAACAGATGCTGGCCGTTATCAAGGCAGAAATGACACGCATCGGAGGGGTGTTAGAGAGCTTTCGCGATTTCGCATCGATGGACAAGTTGAACCTAGAGCCGATCAATCTGGCGCGTCTCATTCAACGGCAGGTCGATTTGGCGATTCCTCAAGCTAGGCAGCAAGGAATTGTGGTTCGGTGTGTTCTGCCGCAGCCTCCTTTGCCAAAAATAACGGCAGACCTTGTCCGAATGGAACAAGCTTTGCTAAATCTTTTCGTCAACGCAATGCAAGCCATGCCCAACGGAGGCGAACTCATCGTTACGGCATCTACGACGCCTGAATTCGTTCGCGTAGAAATATCCGATACAGGAAATGGAATTCCTGAAAAACTCCGCGAACGAGTGTTTGATGCTTATTTCACGACCAAGAGCGAAGGAACCGGGCTGGGGCTTTCCTTGTGTGACAAAATCGTCCGACAGCATAATGGGAATCTGGACTTTCTTAGCAGTAAGGAAGGGACGACTTTTGTGATAACTTTGCCCACTGAACAAGTCTCTTCTCTCTCGGACTAA
- a CDS encoding sigma-54-dependent transcriptional regulator has protein sequence MDEAFRILLVDDEPNIRSGLAKGLEKEVDGIDTASNVNEAIDKFDAGNFQIVIADVRLPGDRDGLELLSLIQQRKPNTTMIMITAHGTVEMAVDAMRRGAFDFITKPVDLNLIRQQIAKAVEHHRLLTENRFLKDRLAKAGELPNIIGNCRALSEVLLQIRQVADTDATVLIHGESGTGKELLAKAIHDLSKRSTFPFVPINLGALPVNLLESELFGHEKGAFTGAFRQKPGCFEQSMRGTLFLDEITEIPMKCQVDLLRVLETGQFTRVGGEGIFSSDARIVSATNRDIPQLVEEGAFREDLYYRLNIVPIEVPPLRQRREDIPLLVEHFLNHFCTRHQRQLKTLDNDAMQVLMSASWPGNVRQLRNVIERLVVTVNKETITANSLPAELSSGGAKVSPSEIRSLAEVTELAEKEAILASLAANDFHREQTARVLGVSVRTLHYKMSRYGLH, from the coding sequence ATGGACGAAGCGTTTCGTATTTTGCTGGTAGACGACGAGCCCAACATTCGTTCTGGCTTGGCCAAAGGGCTTGAAAAAGAAGTCGACGGCATCGATACCGCAAGCAACGTCAATGAGGCGATCGATAAGTTCGACGCGGGCAACTTCCAAATCGTCATTGCTGATGTGCGGTTGCCTGGGGATCGTGACGGATTGGAACTCTTATCGCTGATTCAGCAGCGCAAACCCAATACGACGATGATCATGATTACGGCCCATGGTACCGTCGAAATGGCGGTCGATGCGATGCGCCGTGGGGCATTCGACTTCATTACCAAGCCGGTCGATCTGAATTTAATCCGGCAGCAGATCGCCAAAGCGGTAGAACATCATCGCTTGCTGACGGAAAATCGTTTCCTGAAAGACCGCTTAGCCAAAGCAGGCGAGTTGCCGAATATCATCGGCAATTGTCGGGCCCTCAGCGAAGTGCTGCTGCAAATCCGACAAGTTGCCGATACCGATGCTACGGTGCTGATTCATGGTGAAAGTGGCACCGGCAAAGAATTGCTGGCGAAAGCCATTCACGATTTGAGTAAGCGCTCGACTTTTCCCTTTGTGCCCATCAACTTGGGTGCGTTGCCAGTGAACTTACTGGAAAGTGAATTGTTTGGTCACGAAAAAGGTGCCTTTACAGGAGCGTTTCGCCAGAAGCCTGGCTGTTTCGAGCAGTCGATGCGAGGAACTCTTTTCCTGGACGAGATTACTGAAATTCCGATGAAGTGCCAGGTCGATCTGTTGCGTGTGCTCGAAACCGGGCAGTTCACAAGGGTAGGGGGGGAGGGGATCTTTTCGTCTGATGCTCGTATCGTGTCGGCAACCAACCGAGACATTCCACAGCTTGTGGAAGAGGGGGCTTTTCGTGAGGATCTTTATTACCGGCTCAACATTGTTCCCATTGAAGTGCCTCCGTTGCGACAGCGGCGTGAGGACATTCCTCTTTTAGTCGAACACTTCTTGAATCACTTTTGCACACGTCATCAGAGGCAGCTAAAAACCCTAGATAATGACGCAATGCAAGTGCTGATGTCGGCGAGTTGGCCAGGCAATGTTCGTCAGCTTCGAAACGTGATTGAGCGATTGGTGGTTACCGTCAACAAAGAGACGATTACCGCCAACAGCTTGCCTGCGGAACTAAGTTCGGGGGGGGCTAAGGTTTCCCCAAGTGAGATTCGTTCGTTGGCGGAGGTAACCGAGTTAGCCGAAAAAGAAGCGATCTTAGCTTCCCTGGCAGCCAACGATTTTCATCGCGAGCAGACTGCCCGTGTGCTAGGAGTCAGCGTGCGGACGCTGCACTACAAGATGAGCCGTTACGGTTTGCATTAG
- a CDS encoding RNA polymerase sigma factor: MNHNPFTQTGRLASGAFAPEDLYALLYCLALRSGLSEADALDVVQTVYLQYYIWKSKGGTINSSIAGYLTKILRNELTNRARSPRLNISDFPADMVAAPERELPQGPPAEKLFAITRSFLFGLNRLDRRIVILRFRGNSFRQIARHRRIEFSDKTVKRRFDEAIGRLGLLVKQAQ, from the coding sequence GTGAATCACAATCCTTTTACCCAGACGGGTCGTTTGGCCTCGGGAGCATTCGCTCCCGAAGATCTCTATGCACTCCTGTATTGCCTCGCCCTTCGCTCGGGGCTGAGCGAGGCGGACGCTCTGGATGTGGTCCAGACCGTTTATCTCCAATATTACATTTGGAAATCGAAAGGGGGAACGATCAACTCTTCGATCGCTGGCTATCTAACCAAGATTCTACGGAACGAGCTTACCAATCGTGCCCGATCTCCTCGGCTTAACATCAGTGACTTTCCAGCGGACATGGTTGCCGCTCCGGAAAGGGAACTGCCCCAAGGACCTCCTGCTGAAAAGCTCTTCGCGATCACTCGCTCGTTTCTGTTCGGACTCAATCGACTCGACCGTCGAATCGTGATCCTGCGGTTTCGAGGCAACAGCTTTCGCCAGATTGCCCGTCATCGCCGGATTGAATTCTCGGACAAAACGGTCAAGCGGCGATTCGACGAGGCCATTGGTCGTCTGGGGCTGCTCGTCAAGCAAGCTCAGTAG